The following is a genomic window from Pedobacter sp. KBS0701.
CCACCCAATTACTGGGGAAAAACGATCAGCCAAATATCATTTTCAAGCGAAAAAAAACCTAATCGTTTCTTTTCAAGGGTTTAGCAAACTAAAATGAGTGTTAATAACTTAAATTTGAGGGGTATAACCAAGGTAAAATAGAGCTAAAAGGAGTATTACTCAGCCGTATAACTGAGGCTTACTTTAGCGATGCCTTTACGGTATATACCAATCTGTTTTGCAGCACGTTCAGATAAATCTATGGCTAATCTTTTAGAGAAAGGACCACGGTCATTTACCTTTACTATAACCGATTTTCCATTATCTGGATTGGTTACTGTAACCATGGTACCGAATGGCAGGGTACGATGGGCGGCCGTTAGTTTTTTTGACCGGTATTTAGCGCCACTGGTGGTTCGGCGGCCTTCGAATTTTCTGTGGTAATAAGTGGCGAGAACTGTTTTTTTGATGCTATCCGGTTCGTTTGAGGAATCAGAATTTTGTGCTTTACCTTGTAAAAACAGGAAACAAAAACTTAATAACAACAGATACTTCATAGGCTAAATTTTCTTTATCGAGCCTGCAAATATAAGCATTTAGTTTATAATCAATAATTTGTGGAAAAACAGCCCGGCTTTGTGCACTAAAAAAGGCGTACAGCTTGTCGCCATACGCCTCTACCTAACCCATCTACATCCACCTTATTTTTTATCCGGCACAAAATTCATTGAGATGGAATTTACACAATGACGGGTGTCTTTATTGGTAAATCCTTCTCCTAAAAATACGTGACCAAGATGCGCGCCGCAATTGGCGCAAACTATTTCTGTACGCGAACCATCTGCATCAGGAATACGCTTTACCGCGCCTTTAATTTCGTCATCGAAAGCAGGCCATCCGCAATGTGCATCAAACTTACTTTCCGAACGGTATAAGGCCGCATTACAACGTTTACAGGTATAAGTTCCTTTATCTGTTGTATGCTCGTATTTACCTGTACCAGGGTATTCCGTACCTTTATTTACGATTACTCTTTCTTCTTCGGGTGTTAATGGATTCCAGTTCATTTTCTTCTTTGGTATGATTTGTTCTGTTTCCTTTGATTGTTTTGCAGCTTCTTTATCTTGCTTTTGTGCACAAGCAGAAAGACCTGTTATTAAAACAACAGCAGAAAGCAAAAATAGTTTATTTAACATCGTTTTCATATCTCAATATACGCTATAGATTCTGTTTTGGTTTGATGGTTTAAGAGAATTAATTACTGTTTACTTCACCCTGACAAAGTTTGATGAGTATCCTCTTTGTGCTGTCTCGCTTCTAGAAGAGTGGGAAACAAAGTGAAGTGGCTTTAACCCAAAGTTAAGCTTAACCAAAGGCATTAAGATTCCTGCCTGCGCAGGAATGACGAAACGAAAAACAATAATAAAGCCCCTACTTTGTGCTCTTTGCGCCTTCGTGGTCAAACCCAATCTTTGCGAATTTTGCCGTTAAAAACAAAAAGCGCCTCGAAATTAATCGAAACGCTTTTCTATAAAAAGATTTTTAAATCTTATTTTGCTAATTCTTCTGCCATTGCAGCACCGATTTCAGCAGGACTTTCTACTACACGGATACCACACTCACGCATGATTTTCATTTTAGCAGCTGCAGTATCATCAGCACCGCCAACAATAGCACCTGCGTGGCCCATTCTACGTCCCGGAGGCGCAGTTTGACCAGCGATGAAACCAACAACAGGTTTAGTACCGTGTTCTTTGATCCAACGGGCTGCTTCAGCTTCCATACCACCACCAATTTCACCAATCATGATGATACCGTGCGTTTCAGGATCGTTCATTAATAATTTTACCGCTTCTACAGTTGGTGTTCCGATAATTGGGTCACCACCGATACCAATAGCTGTAGTGATACCTAAACCAGCTTTAACCACCTGGTCTACCGCTTCGTAAGTTAAAGTTCCTGATTTAGAAACCACACCAACGTGACCTTTTTTGAAGATAAAACCTGGCATGATACCAATTTTAGCCTCATCAGCAGTAATTACACCCGGACAGTTAGGGCCAATAAGCGTAACATCACGGTCAGCAATATATTCTTTAACCTGAATCATATCCTTTGTAGGGATACCTTCGGTAATACAAACAATAACTTTAATGCCACCTTCGGCAGCTTCCATAATTGCATCAGCAGCAAAAGCCGGTGGTACAAAAATGATAGATACATTTGCACCCGTTTGATCAACGGCATCTTTAACAGTATTAAAAACAGGCTTTTCTAAATGCAATTGCCCACCTTTGCCAGGTGTTACACCACCAACTACGTTTGTACCGTATGCCAGCATCTGCTCAGCATGGTAAGTTCCTTCGTTTCCGGTAAAACCCTGAACGATAACCTTAGAATCTTTATTTACTAAAACGCTCATGTATCAATATTTTTTTGTGCAAAGCTAATATTATTGAACTGGAATTCAAATCTAAAACCATATTATTTAGTCCGTTTTTTCAGGAAAATGTAAGGATTCTTTACTTTAGTGAAGAAAGACCAAAGTGGGAAGACCAAAGCGGAAAAAAGTTAAAAGCACGAGGCGAGAAATAACCACCGTAATAACAAATTTAGAATTACTGCTTTTAAAACAAGCCATTCGGTTATAAAACTGGCAGCAGCGAACACGTAGTGCAACAAAGTAAAGCGGATGGCAGGACTGCAAGGCCAAGAAAACTGAATGTTTGTTTTCAAATTAAAATATCAACATTAAGGATTAAGAAATGAGCAGTTCAGCGCTTTTGGAGAGCTGCACTCCCGCTCTCCGTTCTCTCCAATGAAGAATTGGAACCACTGCGATCAGGTTTAGGGAACAAAGTTTGGCCGTTCCTGGCACCATATCAGGAGCAAGCCCTTGGGTATAAACCCGACAGGAACGGCAGCCTCCGATTTTTCTATCGGAGCTACAGTGGATGGCGGGACAGAACCTGACCTAAGCACTACGAAACATTCGTTTTCAAATCAAAAGCTCAACATTAGGATTAGAAAACGAACACTTCAGTTCTTTTGGAGGGATTCAGTACCGCTCTCCGTTCTTTCTGATGAATACAGATGTAAAAATCGGGAGAAACAACCGCGATCCAGGTTTAATAACAAAGGTTATACACTTTTGGCAACATCCGGTGAAAACACTTAAATTTACCTTTAAAGCTGAAAGACCAAAGCGGAAAGACTAAAGCAAAAAGCTAAATAATATCAAGATGAAAAAATCCATATTAGTTGTAATCGTTGTTACTGCAACCTTCATTTCGTTTAAAGCATCTGCACAAAATAGCGATACTACAAAATATATCCTCCAAAACGATGTCGAAGTAGCGAAAGAAGAATCCGGCACGCACAATGGCGGAGGGAAAACCATTGGTTTCAATTTTTTCGATAAGGCTAAAAACCTCAAAACGGTATTCAAAAAACGAACTTTAAAACCGGGGTCATCTATCGGTTACCATTTGCAAAAAGAAGATGAAATTTATTATGTAATCAGCGGAAACGGAACCATGCAAATGAATGGAAAAATTTTTGCAGTTAAGCCTGGCGATGCGATTTTAACGCGTCCGGGCAGCTCGCATGGCATTGCACCCAATGCGGGCAACGACTTGACCATTTTGATTGTTTATGAAAAGAAATGATGATATTAGAAGAATAAGGGTCCTTCGACTCCGCTCAGCCTGACAAAAACAGATAACACATCACCAAAAATGGAACTAGAAAAGCATTATACAAATAGAACAGGCTGGTTAAGGGCCGCTGTACTGGGCGCCAATGATGGTATTATTTCTACGACCAGTTTGGTGATCGGTATAGCTGCTGCGAGTGATACGAGAAGCCCCATTGTACTGGCGGCTTTGGCCGGTTTAGTGGCAGGCTCATTATCGATGGCTGCTGGTGAATATGTTTCGGTAAGCTCTCAGGCCGATATTGAAAAAGCAGATCTGGCCCGGGAGAAAATGGAACTCGAAACCATGCCCGAAGTGGAACTTAAAGAGCTCGCGAAAATATATGTGGTCCAGGGATTGGATGAAGATTTAGCCATGCAGGTAGCAGTACAGCTTACCGGGAAAGATGCTTTGGCCGCGCATGCCAGAGATGAACTAGGCATTAACGAAATTACGCAGCCAAAACCGCTTCAGGCAGCTTTTGCATCTGGCGCATCTTTTATCAGTGGCGGCATTTTACCTTTTTTGGTTGCTTTTTTTGCCCCGATAAAATCGATGGTGTTTTATCAATATGGTTTCGCCATTGTATTTTTAGCTTTATCTGGCACAATTGCAGCTAAAGCAGGGGGATCAAATGTAATTAAAGCAGTAATTAGAATCTGTTTCTGGGGAACGGTGGCAATGGTGGTAACCGCTTTAGCTGGATATATTTTCGGGGCTAAGACGAGTTAGTTTTCAGTTGGCAGTCTACAATTTTCAGTAAACAGTTCTATAGTTTCAGTAATCCCATTCTTAAAAAGCTTGACAGTTTCGGCAGTTAATTACCAGCCTTTTATAAACAACTTAAAGGATTATAAATCCTTAGCTCTCGAATCGGAATTGCAAATCCGACTAACTAAACGAAAAATAAGCTAGTGATTCTAATCATAATAAACAATATCCAAATTCCAATGTTCAAACGAATCAACTTTAAACAAAAATGCCGAATGAATTAATATCCACTCGGCATTACTATATCATTTGCCTGGGTTATGCGCTCAAAACTAAAAACTCCAAACTGGAAACTCCAAACTTAGGCCTTCCATCCTTTAACCCACTCCGCCTGTGCAGCTTCATCATGGAAAGTCCAGGCTACGAAACGGCTTATTTTTTGTCCCTGGCTCATTTGCACGGTACGTACTTCAAAAGCATCTGCCTTAACCAGATTATTGTAAATACTTTTTAGGTTTGCACTTTTAGAAACCAGTGAACTGAACCATAAAACCTGATTTTTGATTTGCGCGCTCTGGATAATGATCTGTTCTACAAAGGCACGTTCTCCACCCGGGCACCACAGTTCGGCCTTGTTTCCACCAAAGTTCAATACATGTTTTACTTCTTTTTCGTTTCCGCCCAGGTTGCGCCATTTCTGGCGGGTGCCTTGCTCAGCTTCTTTTAAAGAAGAATGGAACGGTGGATTACAAACAACAGCATCAAAATGCTCTGTTCTGCCCACAATCCCTCTAAAAATACCCATTTTTGATGATTGCTGACGGATTTCTATCGCACCTTGCAGTGGTTTGTTGGCTTCGATAATGCGTCTTGCCGATTCAACCGAAAGCGGATCTATTTCTGAACCTACAAAGTTCCAGCCATATTCTTGGTGACCAATGATCGGGTAAATGCAGTTGGCACCTACACCAATATCAAGTACATTAATTTTAGCGCCTTTTGGATTTTTTCCTTTATTGCTCGAGCCCAAAAGATCAGCTATATAATGGATATAATCTGCCCTGCCCGGAATAGGTGGACAAAGAAAATCCAGAGGGATATCCCATTGCTGGATATCGTAAAAGTATTTCAGCAATGCCCTATTTAATGCTTTTACAGCATTTTGATCAGCAAAATCGATCGAATCGTCGTTATGCTCGTTTTTAAAAACGAAACGTCTTAATTCTTTTGAAGTTGCAATAAGTTGTTTGAAATTGTAACGCGAACGGTGTTTGTTGCGTGGGTGTAACTCGCTTTTTTCTTTGCGGTTATTTTGTTCTTCTTGAGCCAATGTGCTATGGATTAATTAAACAAGCTGTGTGCATGTTTCTGCTGCAAAGATAGGTAAAAAAGGTGAAGGCACGAAGGTTGAGGGTAGAAGGGTTTATCGAGCGCTCGTCATGCTGAATTTATTTTACAAGCAGAAGTAGTATTTTAAATTGCCTTGTAGCCACTACATGGTCAGCATCTTTCTTGCTATTAAGACCCTGAATTCAGGGTGACGCTTCGAGAGAATAACTCCAACCTAACCATTTGCTTTCGACTCCCTTAACGCCTTACGCCAAACGCTCAACTCCAGCCTAACCTTCCTCTACTTTTTCCATCGTTATGGGTTGAATCGCTTTCAAATATTTTTCCTGGTCAAACTGGTTTTCACTTTTAGCAATTACGATGGTGGCCACTCCGTTTCCAATTACATTGGTTATAGCCCTAGCTTCACTCATAAAACGGTCTACACCAATTAATATGGAAATATGTTCAACAGGCATAATTTTTAAGGCAGTAAGGGTTGATACCAATACAATAAAACCACTTCCGGTTACGCCTGCGGCACCTTTAGAAGTAACCATGAGCACGCCTAAAACCGTAATCTGCTGACCTAAGGATAAATCGACATGAAAAACCTGGCAAAGAAATATTACTGCCATGGCCAGATAAATTGCCGTTCCATCAAGATTAAAAGAATAGCCAGTAGGAATAACCAAACCAACAACCGATTTATCGCAACCGATGGCTTCCATTTTCTGCATCATGCTCGGCAGGGCTGATTCGGAAGAAGAAGTACCCAGCACGATTAAAATTTCCTGTCTGATATACTTCAGGTATTGCCAAAGACTAAATTTATAGTATTTACAAATTCCATTTAAAACAATAAAAATGAACAGGATGCAGGTTAAATAAACTGAGCCCATTAGTTTAGCCATGCCCACTATACTTTCCAAACCATGCGTACCAATACTGAAAGCCATCCCTCCAAAAGCCCCAATTGGCGCTAAACGCATAATTACTTTCATAATTTTAAAGAGTACTTTCGATATTTTATCGAAGGCGTTTAAAAGGCTTGTTCCCTCTTCGCCCAATTTATTCAGACCATAACCAAAAAGAATCGCAAACAGCAAAATCTGTAAAATGTTACCCTCTGCAAAAGCAGCAATCACATTATGTGGAATAATATGGAGGAAGAATTCGGCCCAGTTCATATCCTTCGCCTGTTCTGCATAACGGGTAATTTTTGTGGCATCACCCGCTTTAGCTACCATTCCGGCACCCGGCTTTAGAACATTAGCGACCAATAAACCAATTGCAATGGCTACTGTGCTTACAATTTCGAAATACAACAGTGCTTTGCCACCTACCCTGCCTACTTTTTTCATATCGCCCATGTGTGCGATTCCCAAAACAATAGTAAAGAATATAATTGGCGCAATTAACATGCTAATCAGGTTGATAAAACCCTCACTGATTAATTTAGCAGTTGGCGCAAAACCAGGAAAATAGGTACCCACGCTAATCCCTATGATGATGGCCACTAAAACCTGAAAGGTTAAATTGGAGAATATTCGCTTTATAAAAATCATCTACTTGATTTGAAGAATGAAATATAAAGATATTTTTTAAATAAAAAAGCGTGATCCGACTGCTCAGAACACGCTTCCAATTTATCAGAGTGGATAATTTAAGGTTTAATGTCGATTACATCCCCGGCGGTAAAAATGCCAAAATCGACCTGTTTAAACTTTAACAAACCTTTATCCGTCTTTTTAAGTTCCTTCGGATTTGCCAAACGGATTACCTGACTTTCGCCTGCAACGGTTGCCTTATTGCCATGAACTATAATGGCGGTACTTTCATCAATACCAACGCAAATCAGATCCGGATGGGCAGCTAAGGCAGAGATTAAACGGTTGTAACGGTTGCGTTTTAGAAAATGCTGATCGATGATGGTATTTTCCAATAACCCCATTCCCGGGGAAAATTCGATATTTTTGTCCCACAGCTTATTAAAGGTTTCTTTATAAACCGTATCCAAAAGCTGTTGGCCCGTAATCATATATTTGCTCATTACAGCGGCACCGGCACTGGTTCCGGCAATGGTAGCACCACTCTGGTAAGCTTTATGGATAGCGGTATAAACTGGGGTATTCAGTACAGATTTCATGAAACGGTTCTGATCACCTCCTAAAATATAAATCAACTTTGCACGAGCGAGAGAATCAACCCACTTTTTATCATTTACATCGTGTTTGCTAAAATTGAAGTTCCTGATCAATCTCTGATCAAGCTTTCTTAATTGGGTAGCGAGGGTATTAAAACCAGCATCTGGAATTTCGCTCGCCATGGGTAATACAACAATATAATCATTTGCTTTCAAAGCAGCGGTGTTCAGCATTTCCGTCATTAATGCATCGGAACGGTTGCCACCACCAATAATAAAGAGGTTACCTTTAGCCGCATTATTTTGCGCATTTGCCAATAGTGCAAAACTGGCAAATAACAAGCTTAAAAATATTTTCTTCATTATTTATAAATGTTTACTTCAATTTTTCCATCTGCAGTTACCGTACCTCTGTACATCCCTTCGGTATTAAATGGCATGGCTACGTTGCCCTTTTTATCAAGCGCAATTAAACCACCGTCTCCGCCCATTTTACCTACTTTATCCAATACGATTTTAGACGCTTCGGCAACCGATAAACTTTTGTATTCCATTAAATCGGAAATGGTTTTAGCCACAACATTACGGATGTAAAACTCACCCCAGCCTGTACAGGAAATACCAGCTGTTTCATTGTTGCAATAGGTTCCTGATCCGATAATTGGCGAATCGCCAACGCGTCCGTATTTTTTATTGGTCATCCCGCCTGTTGACGTTCCTGCAGCCAGATTCCCGGCTTTATCTAAGGCCACACAACCGACTGTTCCGAATTTGTAATCGTGATTAATTGTCCCTAAAAGAGAAGACTTTTTACTACCATGATCCAAAACGGCTTTAGTTGAATCTTCTTTAATGGCTTCCTGCAAACCATCCCAACGTTCTTTTGTCCAAAAGTATTTAGGATCAACGATTTCCAATCCTACTTCTTTCGCAAATTTATCCGCTCCATCTCCAGACATCATTACATGTTCCGATTTTTCCATCACTGCCCTTGCAGCAGAAATCGGATTTTTGATTGTGGTAACGCCAGCAACTGCACCAGCCATTAAGGTTTTTCCTTCCATGATGGCTGCATCGAGTTCATTTCTGCCATCATGGGTAAAAACAGCACCTTTACCCGCATTAAAATGCGGATCGTTTTCGAGCACGTGGATGGTGGCTTCGACAGCATCTAAACTTGATTTACCTGCTTTAATTTCAGCATAACCTGCATTTAGCGCCTTTGTCAGGGCAGCCACGTAAGCCGCCTCTTTTTCTGGTGTCATGTTTTTCTTCAGAATCGTACCTGCACCACCATGAATCACCATTACATATTTTTTCTGCTGTGCAGCAACATTTAATGCGAATA
Proteins encoded in this region:
- a CDS encoding septal ring lytic transglycosylase RlpA family protein is translated as MKYLLLLSFCFLFLQGKAQNSDSSNEPDSIKKTVLATYYHRKFEGRRTTSGAKYRSKKLTAAHRTLPFGTMVTVTNPDNGKSVIVKVNDRGPFSKRLAIDLSERAAKQIGIYRKGIAKVSLSYTAE
- a CDS encoding cupin domain-containing protein; translated protein: MKKSILVVIVVTATFISFKASAQNSDTTKYILQNDVEVAKEESGTHNGGGKTIGFNFFDKAKNLKTVFKKRTLKPGSSIGYHLQKEDEIYYVISGNGTMQMNGKIFAVKPGDAILTRPGSSHGIAPNAGNDLTILIVYEKK
- the dctA gene encoding C4-dicarboxylate transporter DctA; amino-acid sequence: MIFIKRIFSNLTFQVLVAIIIGISVGTYFPGFAPTAKLISEGFINLISMLIAPIIFFTIVLGIAHMGDMKKVGRVGGKALLYFEIVSTVAIAIGLLVANVLKPGAGMVAKAGDATKITRYAEQAKDMNWAEFFLHIIPHNVIAAFAEGNILQILLFAILFGYGLNKLGEEGTSLLNAFDKISKVLFKIMKVIMRLAPIGAFGGMAFSIGTHGLESIVGMAKLMGSVYLTCILFIFIVLNGICKYYKFSLWQYLKYIRQEILIVLGTSSSESALPSMMQKMEAIGCDKSVVGLVIPTGYSFNLDGTAIYLAMAVIFLCQVFHVDLSLGQQITVLGVLMVTSKGAAGVTGSGFIVLVSTLTALKIMPVEHISILIGVDRFMSEARAITNVIGNGVATIVIAKSENQFDQEKYLKAIQPITMEKVEEG
- a CDS encoding methionine-R-sulfoxide reductase, which translates into the protein MKTMLNKLFLLSAVVLITGLSACAQKQDKEAAKQSKETEQIIPKKKMNWNPLTPEEERVIVNKGTEYPGTGKYEHTTDKGTYTCKRCNAALYRSESKFDAHCGWPAFDDEIKGAVKRIPDADGSRTEIVCANCGAHLGHVFLGEGFTNKDTRHCVNSISMNFVPDKK
- a CDS encoding isoaspartyl peptidase/L-asparaginase family protein, which codes for MRALKLVVVLIISVFALNVAAQQKKYVMVIHGGAGTILKKNMTPEKEAAYVAALTKALNAGYAEIKAGKSSLDAVEATIHVLENDPHFNAGKGAVFTHDGRNELDAAIMEGKTLMAGAVAGVTTIKNPISAARAVMEKSEHVMMSGDGADKFAKEVGLEIVDPKYFWTKERWDGLQEAIKEDSTKAVLDHGSKKSSLLGTINHDYKFGTVGCVALDKAGNLAAGTSTGGMTNKKYGRVGDSPIIGSGTYCNNETAGISCTGWGEFYIRNVVAKTISDLMEYKSLSVAEASKIVLDKVGKMGGDGGLIALDKKGNVAMPFNTEGMYRGTVTADGKIEVNIYK
- the rlmF gene encoding 23S rRNA (adenine(1618)-N(6))-methyltransferase RlmF, translating into MAQEEQNNRKEKSELHPRNKHRSRYNFKQLIATSKELRRFVFKNEHNDDSIDFADQNAVKALNRALLKYFYDIQQWDIPLDFLCPPIPGRADYIHYIADLLGSSNKGKNPKGAKINVLDIGVGANCIYPIIGHQEYGWNFVGSEIDPLSVESARRIIEANKPLQGAIEIRQQSSKMGIFRGIVGRTEHFDAVVCNPPFHSSLKEAEQGTRQKWRNLGGNEKEVKHVLNFGGNKAELWCPGGERAFVEQIIIQSAQIKNQVLWFSSLVSKSANLKSIYNNLVKADAFEVRTVQMSQGQKISRFVAWTFHDEAAQAEWVKGWKA
- a CDS encoding VIT family protein, translating into MELEKHYTNRTGWLRAAVLGANDGIISTTSLVIGIAAASDTRSPIVLAALAGLVAGSLSMAAGEYVSVSSQADIEKADLAREKMELETMPEVELKELAKIYVVQGLDEDLAMQVAVQLTGKDALAAHARDELGINEITQPKPLQAAFASGASFISGGILPFLVAFFAPIKSMVFYQYGFAIVFLALSGTIAAKAGGSNVIKAVIRICFWGTVAMVVTALAGYIFGAKTS
- a CDS encoding cyanophycinase, producing MKKIFLSLLFASFALLANAQNNAAKGNLFIIGGGNRSDALMTEMLNTAALKANDYIVVLPMASEIPDAGFNTLATQLRKLDQRLIRNFNFSKHDVNDKKWVDSLARAKLIYILGGDQNRFMKSVLNTPVYTAIHKAYQSGATIAGTSAGAAVMSKYMITGQQLLDTVYKETFNKLWDKNIEFSPGMGLLENTIIDQHFLKRNRYNRLISALAAHPDLICVGIDESTAIIVHGNKATVAGESQVIRLANPKELKKTDKGLLKFKQVDFGIFTAGDVIDIKP
- the sucD gene encoding succinate--CoA ligase subunit alpha, with the translated sequence MSVLVNKDSKVIVQGFTGNEGTYHAEQMLAYGTNVVGGVTPGKGGQLHLEKPVFNTVKDAVDQTGANVSIIFVPPAFAADAIMEAAEGGIKVIVCITEGIPTKDMIQVKEYIADRDVTLIGPNCPGVITADEAKIGIMPGFIFKKGHVGVVSKSGTLTYEAVDQVVKAGLGITTAIGIGGDPIIGTPTVEAVKLLMNDPETHGIIMIGEIGGGMEAEAARWIKEHGTKPVVGFIAGQTAPPGRRMGHAGAIVGGADDTAAAKMKIMRECGIRVVESPAEIGAAMAEELAK